The stretch of DNA AGCGTTCCACATCGTCCAAAACCGTTCCTGCACCTTTCACCACACATTCCAGCGGATCGGGCACCACATGTACAGGCAAATCCACGGTCTTGCGTATCTTTTCATCCAGACCTTTCAGCAAAGCACCTCCACCTGTCAGGAAGATACCGCGCTCGGCAATATCTGCGGAAAGCTCCGGCGCAGTGCGCTCAAACAAGCGCTTGATGGCGTCTATCATAGTAGTAACTGTTTCCGAGATGGCTTCGCGGATCTCTTCAGAAGATATCTTGATGGTAACCGGATATCCTGATACAATGTCCCGACCGCGCACATCCATGCATAGCTCTTCCTTCAGGGGATAGGCGCTGCCGATGGTGGTTTTGATCTTCTCGGCAGTCTGAATGCCAACGTGCAGATTGTTCTTTTTGCGCAGATAGCTGATGATGTCTGTATCGATCTTATCTCCTCCCATGCGGATACTATTGTGTACCACAATGTGTGAAAGCGAGATAACCGCGATCTCGGAAGTACCGCCGCCGATGTCCATCACCATATTACCACAGGCTTCGTCTATGGGCATATCCGCCCCGATAGCCGCAGCTACCGGCTCTGAGATCAGAAACACTTCCCTGGCCCCGGCATGCAAGACACTGTCCCGAACCGCACGTTTTTCCACTTCAGTAATACCGGATGGAACGCAGACGATCACCCTAGGGCGCACCAATAGACGCTTTTTTTGCGCCCGCATGATCAGATTGCGCAACATCAATTCGGTGACCTGGAAATC from Candidatus Cloacimonadota bacterium encodes:
- a CDS encoding rod shape-determining protein, giving the protein MSLFDFFGMMTNDIAIDLGTANTLVYKKNSGVVIDEPSVVAVSTDSRKIIAIGQQAKVMLGKNPDEVRVIKPLKDGVIADFQVTELMLRNLIMRAQKKRLLVRPRVIVCVPSGITEVEKRAVRDSVLHAGAREVFLISEPVAAAIGADMPIDEACGNMVMDIGGGTSEIAVISLSHIVVHNSIRMGGDKIDTDIISYLRKKNNLHVGIQTAEKIKTTIGSAYPLKEELCMDVRGRDIVSGYPVTIKISSEEIREAISETVTTMIDAIKRLFERTAPELSADIAERGIFLTGGGALLKGLDEKIRKTVDLPVHVVPDPLECVVKGAGTVLDDVERYRQVLIKKIED